In Clostridium sp. DL-VIII, the following proteins share a genomic window:
- the gpmA gene encoding 2,3-diphosphoglycerate-dependent phosphoglycerate mutase: MIKLVLIRHGESIWNLENKFTGWTDVDLSENGLKEARLAGKILKKNGFIFDIAYTSVLKRAIRTLDIVLHEMDLMWIPVYKSWKLNERHYGALQGLNKAETAEKYGEEQVHKWRRFVNVKPPELTKDDPRYAGHDLKYKDLKESEIPLTENLADTEKRVLEEWNENIAPKLKEGKKIIISAHGNTLRALVKYLDNISSDGIANLNIPTGTPLVYELDENLKPITSYYLSLEGKVPENIIAKHI, encoded by the coding sequence ATGATAAAATTAGTATTAATAAGACATGGAGAAAGCATTTGGAATTTAGAAAATAAATTTACTGGATGGACTGATGTAGATTTATCAGAAAATGGGCTTAAGGAAGCAAGATTGGCAGGAAAAATACTTAAGAAGAATGGATTCATTTTTGACATAGCGTACACTTCTGTTTTAAAAAGAGCAATAAGAACATTGGATATAGTATTACATGAGATGGATTTAATGTGGATACCTGTATATAAATCTTGGAAACTTAATGAAAGACATTATGGAGCGCTTCAAGGACTTAACAAAGCAGAAACTGCAGAAAAATATGGAGAAGAACAAGTTCATAAGTGGAGAAGATTTGTAAATGTAAAACCACCAGAGCTAACAAAAGATGATCCAAGATATGCAGGTCATGATTTAAAATATAAAGATTTAAAAGAGAGTGAAATTCCATTAACAGAAAATTTAGCAGATACAGAAAAAAGGGTTTTAGAAGAATGGAATGAAAACATAGCTCCTAAATTGAAAGAAGGTAAAAAAATTATAATATCAGCTCATGGAAATACTTTAAGAGCATTAGTAAAATATTTAGATAATATTTCTAGTGACGGAATAGCAAATTTAAATATACCTACAGGTACACCTCTAGTATATGAATTAGATGAAAATTTAAAACCTATAACTAGTTATTATTTATCATTAGAAGGAAAAGTACCTGAAAACATAATAGCTAAGCATATTTAG
- a CDS encoding PLP-dependent aminotransferase family protein, with the protein MPVNSFDNYPMTWKPNITNKTGPLYKVLSALLEEDIKTGVLKPGDKLPPQRELADFLDVNLSTISRTFKLCEQKGLISGEIGKGTYISSDVNVNSTLLNPKNATNLIEMGATYPPYAQNKYVIKFIENMLRKPNSDKFLEYSSPCGTLAQRSSGVKWLKKLGLNISEKEILLASGGQNALCAILSSLFQSGDRIGTDPLIYSGVKTLAKMLGIQLVPIMQEMNEMSPIALKNYCRNNELKGIYLIPDHQNPTTHTMSLKTRNEIAEVAKEFNLIIIEDGINSMLSEKNITPIAALAPEQTIYISSISKALCAGLRVSFIATPHIYKKTLESALYNINMMISPLNAEIIHQLINSPIGDKIVRERKNMIIERSNLTDAILNDFDILGDKYCNFRWLMLPKGWNGKIFETCAKNAGVQVYCAERFAIGNASVPAAVRISITAPKNLAELKRGLNIIKSILLHNDACTMSNASLK; encoded by the coding sequence ATGCCTGTCAATTCCTTTGATAATTATCCAATGACTTGGAAACCAAATATAACGAATAAAACTGGTCCCTTATACAAGGTGTTATCAGCTTTATTAGAAGAAGACATAAAGACTGGAGTTTTGAAGCCTGGAGATAAACTGCCACCACAAAGAGAACTTGCTGATTTTTTAGATGTTAATTTAAGTACCATCTCTAGAACTTTTAAATTATGCGAACAGAAAGGTTTAATAAGTGGAGAAATAGGAAAAGGTACTTATATTTCATCTGATGTTAATGTTAATAGCACTCTTTTAAATCCAAAAAATGCCACAAATTTAATTGAAATGGGTGCTACATATCCCCCATATGCACAAAATAAATATGTGATTAAATTCATTGAAAATATGTTGCGTAAGCCTAATTCTGATAAATTTTTAGAATATTCTTCCCCCTGTGGTACACTTGCCCAAAGGTCATCTGGAGTAAAATGGTTAAAAAAGTTAGGCTTAAATATAAGCGAAAAAGAGATTCTCCTTGCTTCCGGCGGACAAAATGCTTTATGTGCTATATTGTCGTCTCTTTTTCAATCTGGAGATCGCATTGGTACTGATCCATTAATTTATTCTGGAGTAAAAACTTTGGCCAAAATGCTCGGAATTCAATTGGTTCCAATTATGCAGGAAATGAATGAGATGTCACCTATAGCTTTAAAAAATTATTGTAGAAATAATGAATTAAAAGGGATCTATCTAATTCCTGATCATCAAAATCCAACTACTCATACAATGTCTCTTAAAACAAGGAATGAAATTGCTGAAGTTGCAAAAGAATTTAATTTAATCATAATAGAAGATGGTATAAACAGTATGTTAAGTGAGAAAAATATTACTCCAATTGCTGCCTTAGCTCCAGAGCAGACAATTTATATTTCAAGTATATCAAAAGCATTATGTGCCGGGCTTCGCGTTTCTTTTATAGCTACACCACATATTTATAAGAAAACTTTAGAATCAGCTCTTTATAATATTAATATGATGATATCACCTTTAAATGCTGAAATTATTCATCAACTTATAAACTCTCCTATTGGAGACAAAATAGTAAGAGAACGTAAAAATATGATAATTGAAAGAAGTAATCTAACTGATGCTATTCTTAATGACTTTGATATTCTTGGGGATAAATATTGCAATTTTCGATGGCTAATGCTGCCAAAAGGCTGGAATGGCAAAATCTTTGAGACGTGTGCAAAAAATGCTGGTGTACAAGTTTACTGTGCTGAGCGTTTTGCTATTGGGAATGCTTCTGTCCCTGCTGCTGTTCGTATTTCAATAACTGCTCCAAAAAATTTAGCTGAGCTTAAAAGAGGTTTAAATATTATTAAATCCATATTACTACATAATGATGCGTGCACAATGAGTAATGCCTCACTTAAGTAA
- a CDS encoding aspartate/glutamate racemase family protein, with translation MKTIGLIGGMSFESTLDYYRIINETMRLKLGKLHSAKCILYSVDFEKIEVLQHENKWDELTCIMIDIAKKLKNSGADFIVICTNTMHKMAKDIEEKAQIKVLHIAEATGEEIIKSKIKKVGLLGTSFTMEQDFYKKVLKDNFNIDVIIPSREEREIIHKIIYDELCKGIINEESKDRYIKIINSLASNGAEGIVLGCTEIPLLIKQKDIDIPLFDTTTIHSISAAEFALIN, from the coding sequence GTGAAGACAATTGGATTAATAGGTGGAATGAGTTTTGAATCAACCTTAGATTATTATAGAATTATAAATGAAACAATGAGATTAAAACTTGGAAAACTGCATTCAGCAAAATGTATTTTGTATTCAGTTGATTTTGAAAAGATAGAAGTATTGCAGCATGAAAATAAGTGGGACGAGCTTACTTGTATTATGATTGATATTGCTAAGAAACTTAAAAATTCCGGGGCGGATTTTATTGTAATATGCACAAACACAATGCATAAAATGGCAAAGGATATTGAGGAAAAAGCCCAAATAAAAGTTTTGCATATTGCTGAAGCAACTGGTGAAGAGATAATTAAAAGTAAAATTAAAAAGGTGGGATTACTAGGTACCAGTTTTACTATGGAGCAAGATTTTTATAAAAAAGTGTTAAAGGATAATTTTAATATTGATGTAATTATTCCTAGTAGAGAAGAAAGAGAAATAATTCATAAGATTATATATGATGAATTATGCAAAGGAATTATAAATGAAGAATCTAAAGATCGCTACATAAAAATAATAAATAGTTTAGCTTCAAATGGAGCTGAAGGGATAGTTCTTGGATGTACAGAAATTCCATTATTAATAAAACAGAAAGATATAGATATACCACTTTTTG